One window from the genome of Salvia splendens isolate huo1 chromosome 9, SspV2, whole genome shotgun sequence encodes:
- the LOC121747466 gene encoding transcription factor bHLH100-like, which produces MLAISPQFCSYAMMGYEEENLSYFCRERRDTSDLPIDDFTNGVDGDKKMKKLNHNASERDRRKKMNTLYANLRSLLPPQDHYKKLSIPATISRVLNYITELQAEVERLKHKKERFISKISDKNHINLKKSTSNSAASATPINDVEVVIQICIPKAEKGSFSEAISRLEEDGFLMVNASCFQSFQSRLFYNLHFQAQDGQVIDAEKFKEKLWPLI; this is translated from the exons ATGTTGGCTATTTCTCCACAATTTTGTTCATATGCCATGATGGGTTATGAAGAAGAAAATTTAAGCTACTTttgtagagagagaagagaTACCTCAGATCTCCCAATCGATGATTTTACAAATGGAGTTGATGGTGATAAGAAGATGAAGAAACTCAACCATAATGCAAGCGAGCGTGATCGTCGCAAGAAAATGAACACTTTGTATGCCAATCTTcgctctcttcttcctcctcaaGATCACTAT AAAAAGTTGAGCATTCCGGCCACAATTTCAAGAGTGCTGAATTACATAACTGAGCTGCAGGCAGAAGTGGAGAGACTGAAACACAAGAAGGAGAGATTCATCTCCAAAATTTCAGACAAGAATCACATAAACTTAAAGAAATCAACCTCCAACTCAGCAGCTTCAGCAACTCCAATCAACGACGTCGAAGTCGTGATTCAGATTTGCATTCCCAAGGCAGAAAAGGGTTCATTTTCTGAAGCAATCTCCAGATTGGAAGAAGATGGTTTTCTCATGGTCAATGCTTCGTGTTTCCAATCATTTCAATCTAGGCTTTTCTATAATCTCCATTTTCAG GCACAAGATGGTCAAGTGATAGATGCTGAAAAGTTCAAGGAGAAATTGTGGCCTTTAATCTAG